The following are encoded together in the Triticum dicoccoides isolate Atlit2015 ecotype Zavitan chromosome 6B, WEW_v2.0, whole genome shotgun sequence genome:
- the LOC119324063 gene encoding adenine nucleotide transporter BT1, chloroplastic/amyloplastic/mitochondrial-like has translation MAAAMAATTMVTKNNRASLAMDKKNWFLRPVPEVAFPWSSQPESRSLDFPRRALFASVGLSLSHGAPPVAREHDGKARPADDVAHQLAAAGEAGVQKAQKAKKAKKQQLGLRKVRVKIGNPHLRRLVSGAIAGAVSRTFVAPLETIRTHLMVGSSGADSMAGVFRWIMRTEGWPGLFRGNAVNVLRVAPSKAIEHFTYDTAKKYLTPEAGEPAKVPIPTPLVAGALAGVASTLCTYPMELVKTRLTIEKDVYDNLLHAFVKIVRDEGPGELYRGLAPSLIGVVPYAAANFYAYETLRGVYRRASGKEEVGNVPTLLIGSAAGAIASTATFPLEVARKQMQVGAVGGRQVYKNVLHAMYCILKKEGAAGLYRGLGPSCIKLMPAAGISFMCYEACKKILVDDKEDEPQEETETGQAGGQAAPKSSSGDRP, from the exons ATGGCGGCGGCAATGGCGGCAACGACAATGGTGACCAAGAACAACCGCGCCTCGCTCGCCATGGACAAGAAGAACTGGTTCTTGCGGCCGGTCCCTGAGGTCGCCTTCCCTTGGAGCTCGCAGCCCGAGTCAAGGAGCTTGGACTTCCCACGCAGGGCTCTGTTCGCCAGCGTAGGACTCAGCCTGTCCCACGGCGCCCCGCCGGTGGCGCGCGAGCATGACGGGAAGGCTCGGCCCGCCGACGACGTCGCACACCAGCTCGCAGCCGCGGGCGAGGCGGGCGTCCAGAAGGCCCAGAAGGCGAAAAAGGCCAAGAAGCAGCAGCTGGGTCTGAGGAAGGTGAGGGTCAAGATCGGCAACCCGCACCTGCGGCGGCTGGTCAGCGGCGCCATCGCCGGCGCCGTGTCGAGGACTTTCGTGGCGCCGCTGGAGACGATCAGGACGCACCTGATGGTGGGAAGCTCCGGCGCCGACTCCATGGCCGGGGTTTTCCGGTGGATCATGCGGACGGAGGGGTGGCCCGGCCTCTTCCGCGGGAACGCCGTCAACGTCCTCCGCGTCGCGCCCAGCAAGGCCATCGAG CACTTCACTTACGACACGGCCAAGAAGTACCTGACCCCGGAGGCCGGCGAGCCAGCCAAGGTCCCCATCCCCACGCCGCTcgtcgccggagcgctcgccggaGTGGCCTCAACCCTGTGCACCTATCCCATGGAGCTCGTCAAGACCCGTCTCACCATCGAG AAGGACGTGTACGACAACCTCCTCCACGCGTTCGTCAAGATCGTGCGCGACGAAGGCCCCGGGGAGCTGTACCGCGGGCTGGCGCCGAGCCTGATCGGCGTGGTGCCGTACGCGGCGGCCAACTTCTACGCCTACGAGACGCTGCGCGGCGTGTACCGCCGCGCgtcggggaaggaggaggtgggcaACGTGCCGACGCTGCTGATCGGGTCCGCGGCGGGCGCCATCGCCAGCACGGCCACGTTCCCGCTGGAGGTGGCGCGGAAGCAGATGCAGGTGGGCGCCGTGGGCGGGAGGCAGGTGTACAAGAACGTGCTGCACGCCATGTACTGCATCCTCAAGAAGGAGGGCGCCGCGGGGCTCTACCGCGGGCTCGGCCCCAGCTGCATCAAGCTCATGCCCGCCGCCGGCATCTCCTTCATGTGCTACGAGGCCTGCAAGAAGATACTCGTCGACGACAAAGAAGACGAGCCCCAGGAGGAGACGGAGACCGGACAGGCAGGAGGACAGGCGGCGCCCAAGAGCTCGAGCGGTGATCGGCCATGA